One region of Quercus lobata isolate SW786 chromosome 2, ValleyOak3.0 Primary Assembly, whole genome shotgun sequence genomic DNA includes:
- the LOC115976281 gene encoding transcription factor TCP13-like — protein MISRSKEADFSDKQEGNSIDDKITKASSSSTPWLRLKDPRIVRVSRAFGGKDRHSKVCTIRGLRDRRVRLSVPTAIQLYDLQDRLGLNQPSKVVDWLLNAAKHEINELPPLPIPPGNFSLDPSNIEVGVSQCNEGFKMNSNFEWEGSSALSKSNLWSSDAFWRAKSKEAARGTNPKENWTKRNEVEGNESHGAQVSSNNFLPRASHPSLPAGLLNTSIPYNYQWDPSNFPPTHFGSHGFTSQTEDQPSYSVMSLPSTLSLSTGGPQILVCPPGTTQPFFPSHAMASGETDMRQVNHFQMLSSSSHTHLPNSLTPPVYPTSQTIRSFNFNLTTPKPLHSPTSSGCQPNNDQEFPSK, from the coding sequence ATGATATCAAGGTCAAAGGAAGCAGATTTTTCAGATAAACAGGAAGGCAATTCAATTGATGACAAAATCACTAAGGCTTCCTCCAGTTCAACACCATGGTTGAGACTGAAGGATCCAAGGATAGTCCGGGTGTCGCGTGCTTTTGGAGGAAAAGACAGGCATAGCAAAGTTTGCACCATAAGAGGATTGAGAGACAGGCGAGTGAGGCTTTCAGTACCCACTGCAATTCAATTGTATGATCTTCAAGATAGGCTTGGGCTCAATCAGCCAAGCAAAGTTGTTGATTGGTTACTCAATGCAGCTAAGCATGAGATCAATGAGCTTCCACCACTGCCAATACCCCCTGGGAACTTCAGCCTAGATCCTTCTAACATTGAAGTTGGTGTTTCTCAATGTAATGAGGGGTTTAAGATGAATAGCAATTTTGAATGGGAAGGTTCAAGTGCATTATCCAAATCAAACCTTTGGAGTTCAGATGCTTTTTGGAGGGCTAAATCTAAAGAAGCTGCAAGGGGaacaaatccaaaagaaaattggACAAAGAGGAATGAAGTTGAAGGTAATGAAAGTCATGGTGCACAAGTTTCATCTAATAATTTCTTGCCAAGAGCTAGTCACCCTTCCTTACCTGCAGGTTTGTTGAATACTTCCATACCATATAATTATCAATGGGATCCTTCAAATTTTCCACCAACACATTTTGGAAGCCATGGATTCACATCCCAAACAGAAGATCAGCCCAGCTATAGTGTCATGTCATTGCCTTCCACGTTGTCTTTATCAACTGGGGGGCCTCAAATTTTGGTATGTCCTCCAGGAACAACACAACCTTTCTTCCCTTCCCATGCCATGGCTTCAGGGGAGACTGATATGAGACAAGTGAACCATTTTCAAATGTTGAGCTCAAGTTCACATACCCATTTGCCAAATTCTCTTACACCACCTGTATACCCTACAAGCCAAACAATAAGGTCGTTCAATTTCAATTTGACGACTCCTAAGCCTCTTCATTCTCCAACCAGCAGTGGATGTCAGCCAAATAATGACCAAGAGTTTCCTTCAAAATGA